One genomic segment of Pseudomonas chlororaphis subsp. aurantiaca includes these proteins:
- a CDS encoding amino acid permease, with the protein MTGDFHSEKTTGGLKRTLTPRHLSMIAIGGSIGTGLFVASGSTIAQSGPGGALLAFVVIGAMVFFLMTSLGELASCMPVTGSFSTYASKYVDESFGFALGWNYWYAWAVTIAVDLVAAQIIMAYWFPDVPGYIWSAGFLLIITALNMASVRLFGESEYWFALIKVITILLFITVGILMLFGILSGGENAGPRLWLIGDAPVVGGLGALVGVAMIVGFSFQGTEFVGIAAGETRDPGKNVPRAVRQIFWRILLFYVLTILIIGLLIPYNDPSLLRNGVSDIRVSPFTLIFERADMLGAAAVMNAVILTSVLSAGNSGMYASSRMLYSLALEGKAPAIFARLSASGTPRWALLATATVAALCFLTFIFSPGQIYNWLLNTSGMLGFIAWLGIAVSHYRFRRGYVRQGNDLGNLPYVSRFFPFGPIFAFVLCLFVTLGQNYQALLGDSIDWAGLTATYIGLVLFLVIWLAHKVVSGSRFVRFDDMSFSMIRSKSERYLPGESAMNEDVGLPVRMTQVGAK; encoded by the coding sequence ATGACCGGCGATTTTCACAGCGAGAAAACCACCGGCGGACTGAAACGAACCCTCACGCCCCGGCACCTGAGCATGATCGCCATTGGCGGCAGCATCGGCACCGGGCTGTTCGTTGCCTCGGGCTCGACCATTGCCCAGTCTGGGCCGGGTGGAGCGCTGCTGGCCTTTGTGGTCATCGGCGCCATGGTGTTCTTTCTGATGACCAGCCTCGGTGAACTGGCGTCCTGCATGCCGGTCACCGGTTCGTTCTCGACTTATGCTTCCAAGTATGTCGATGAAAGTTTCGGCTTCGCACTGGGCTGGAACTACTGGTATGCCTGGGCGGTGACCATTGCGGTCGACTTGGTGGCTGCGCAGATCATCATGGCTTATTGGTTTCCGGATGTGCCGGGGTATATCTGGAGTGCGGGTTTTCTATTGATCATCACCGCGCTCAATATGGCTTCGGTGCGCCTGTTCGGTGAGTCCGAATATTGGTTCGCCCTGATTAAAGTCATCACTATCCTGCTGTTTATCACGGTGGGCATTCTGATGCTGTTCGGCATTCTCAGCGGCGGCGAAAATGCCGGCCCCAGGCTCTGGTTGATTGGCGATGCGCCCGTTGTCGGCGGCCTGGGGGCCCTGGTCGGGGTGGCGATGATCGTGGGGTTTTCGTTCCAGGGCACCGAGTTCGTCGGTATCGCCGCCGGTGAGACCCGGGACCCCGGGAAAAACGTGCCGCGCGCGGTGCGGCAGATCTTCTGGCGGATCCTGCTGTTCTACGTGCTGACCATCCTGATCATCGGCCTGTTGATTCCCTACAATGACCCCAGCCTATTGCGCAATGGGGTGTCCGATATCCGGGTCAGCCCCTTTACCCTGATCTTCGAGCGGGCCGACATGCTCGGCGCGGCCGCGGTGATGAACGCGGTGATCCTGACGTCGGTGCTGTCCGCCGGGAACTCCGGCATGTATGCCTCCTCGCGGATGCTCTACAGCCTGGCCCTGGAAGGCAAGGCGCCGGCGATCTTCGCCCGTTTGAGCGCATCCGGCACCCCGCGATGGGCGCTGCTGGCCACCGCCACGGTGGCGGCCCTGTGCTTCCTGACCTTCATTTTCAGCCCGGGGCAGATCTATAACTGGCTGCTCAACACCTCGGGCATGCTCGGTTTTATCGCCTGGTTGGGCATTGCGGTCAGCCACTACCGGTTTCGCCGCGGCTATGTGCGCCAGGGCAACGACCTGGGCAATCTGCCCTATGTGTCGCGGTTCTTTCCGTTCGGGCCGATTTTCGCCTTTGTCCTGTGCCTGTTCGTCACCCTGGGGCAGAACTATCAAGCCCTGCTCGGCGACTCGATCGATTGGGCCGGGCTGACCGCCACCTACATTGGCCTGGTGCTGTTCCTGGTGATCTGGCTGGCGCACAAAGTCGTCAGTGGGTCCAGGTTCGTCCGGTTCGATGACATGAGTTTTTCAATGATTCGCAGCAAGTCCGAACG